One stretch of Gadus macrocephalus chromosome 12, ASM3116895v1 DNA includes these proteins:
- the serbp1a gene encoding SERPINE1 mRNA binding protein 1a isoform X2, producing MPGQMQEGFGCAITNRFDQLFDDESDPFELLKQAEIKKKEAAALAALKPAVPAVKPQKKESQKDRKTPLADKKEEFQAPVPIKKDGVRMRGMGRRPEGEGPRPQGQGGPGEGRPPADRRPVDRRPPRRFERPAGEGGERPAGEGGEFSVEKPIGDRPMRGRGGGPRGARGGGVTRGRGMGRTDGFDSRGKREFDRHSGSDRSGLKGEEKRGGSGSHNWGTVKDELTGELDQSNVTEENPEGEEHPAADSENKENEAEEPKDESPKEMTLDEWKAVQDKERAKVEFNIRKANEGADWKKGYVLHKSKKDEEKGTLIEAEADEVPKAEDEHRKPANDITAQLEINFGDLGRPGRGRGGRGRGEGRGGRGRGEGRGEARGGEGPAARPARGGRGDKASGVSVPNVDDPEAFPALA from the exons ATGCCCGGACAAATGCAAGAAGGTTTTGGCTGTGCCATCACCAATCGGTTCGACCAATTATTTGACGATGAGTCGGATCCCTTCGAGCTGTTGAAGCAGGCGGAGATCAAGAAGAAGGAGGCTGCTGCGCTTGCCGCCCTGAAGCCTGCCGTCCCGGCCGTGAAACCACAGAAAAAGGAGTcgcagaaagacagaaagacccCACTGGCGGACAAAAAAGAGGAGTTCCAGGCGCCCGTTCCCATCAAGAAGGATG GTGTGAGGATGAGGGGAATGGGACGGAGGCCGGAGGGTGAGGGCCCGAGGCCCCAGGGACAGGGTGGCCCAGGAGAGGGCAGGCCCCCAGCAGACAGACGGCCGGTGGACAGGCGGCCCCCACGCCGCTTCGAGCGGCCCGCTGGCGAGGGCGGAGAGAGGCCCGCCGGCGAGGGCGGAGAGTTCTCCGTGGAGAA GCCGATCGGCGACAGACCAATGAGGGGGCGCGGTGGCGGACCCAGAGGTGCTCGCGGAGGCGGCGtgaccagggggcggggcatggGCCGCACCGATGGTTTTGACTCCCGAGGAAAGCGTGAATTCGACAGACACAGCGGCAGCGATCGATC TGGCCTGAAGGGCGAGGAGAAGCGAGGAGGCAGCGGATCCCACAACTGGGGAACCGTCAAGGATGAACTGAC CGGTGAGCTCGACCAATCAAATGTTACCGAGGAGAACCCCGAAGGAGAGGAGCACCCGGCCGCCGACTCTGAGAACAA GGAGAACGAGGCAGAGGAGCCCAAGGACGAGAGCCCCAAGGAGATGACGCTGGACGAATGGAAGGCAGTGCAGGACAAGGAGCGAGCCAAGGTGGAGTTCAACATCCGCAAGGCCAACGAAGGCGCCGACTGGAAGAAGGGCTACGTGCTGCACAAGTCCAAGAAGGATGAG GAGAAAGGTACTCTGATTGAGGCTGAAGCTGATGAAGTCCCCAAG GCTGAGGATGAACACCGCAAGCCCGCCAACGACATCACCGCCCAGTTGGAGATCAACTTCGGCGACCTGGGCCGCCCAGGGCGGGGCCGCGGAGGTCGGGGTCGCGGCGAGGGCCGCGGAGGTCGGGGTCGCGGCGAGGGCCGCGGTGAAGCTCGTGGTGGCGAAGGGCCCGCCGCCAGGCCGGCCCGCGGTGGCCGGGGCGACAAG gccagcGGCGTGTCAGTGCCCAACGTGGATGACCCTGAGGCCTTCCCGGCACTGGCCTAA
- the lrp8 gene encoding low-density lipoprotein receptor-related protein 8 → MYSSANNAELSLGWSARQPPPVATRAHSYGRSGVFFLQDRVYWTDLEDQAIYSANRLTGQDLARVAEHLDNPLDLVIFHQQRQPPAPDTCNTGGLPNGGCEYLCLKAPQITDHSPKYTCACPDDMELGPDMRRCAVVRLRSTTTTVASTTSTVATPTTTTTTTTPPRTTTPPPPPPPFPRGPPPPPPPPPPRPPPAHRPPLRLLRPLLPLQPHQSPPAGAGPPQPPPGAPAPLPDHPPSHRRHRPGPDPRGGVQTDSNGSLSHRAASELGLLGSHITVAVLAIAVPVVLSLLCTSAFLLWRNWRRRNTKSMNFDNPVYRKTTEEDDDEVHIGRHSESVGHAYPAVSGSRSQPFHALPLGGGLTDSDSHWYSGAPMHPSGK, encoded by the exons ATGTACTCCTCTGCCAATAATGCAGAGCTCAGCCTCGGTTGGAGCGCGAGGCAGCCG CCCCCGGTAGCGACCCGAGCTCACAGCTACGGCCGCTC TGGTGTATTCTTCCTCCAGGACCGGGTGTACTGGACGGACCTGGAGGACCAGGCCATCTACAGCGCCAACCGGCTGACGGGGCAGGACCTGGCCCGGGTCGCAGAGCACCTGGACAACCCCCTGGACCTGGTGATCTTCCACCAGCAGAGGCAGCCCCCTG ccCCAGACACCTGCAACACGGGAGGCCTCCCCAACGGGGGCTGTGAGTACCTCTGCCTGAAGGCCCCCCAGATCACCGATCACTCCCCCAAGTACACCTGCGCCTGTCCCGACGACATGGAGCTGGGGCCGGACATGAGGCGCTGCGCAGTAG TAAGGTTGAggtcaaccaccaccaccgtcgcttccaccacctccaccgtcgctacgcccaccaccaccaccaccaccaccactcccccgaggaccaccacaccaccaccgccaccaccaccattcccccgaggaccaccaccaccaccaccaccgccgccgccccgaCCACCACCGGCACACCGCCCACCGCTACGCCTCCTAAGACCACTGCTGCCACTTCAACCACACCAAAGCCCCCCGGCAGGCGCTGGtccaccacagccccccccaGGGGCACCAGCGCCGCTCCCAGACCACCCCCCCAGCCACCGCCGCCATCGGCCGGGACCGGACCCA cgggggggggtccagacGGACAGCAACGGCAGTCTGTCCCACAGag cgGCCAGTGAGCTGGGCCTGCTCGGGAGCCACATCACCGTGGCCGTGCTGGCCATCGCCGTTCCTGTCG tgcTCTCGCTGCTGTGCACCAGCGCCTTCCTGCTCTGGAGGAACTGGCGGCGCCGGAACACCAAGAGCATGAACTTCGACAACCCGGTGTACCGCAAGACgacggaggaggacgacgacgaggtCCACATCGGGCGCCACTCGGAGTCCGTGGGCCACGCCTACCCCGCCGTGAGTGGCAGCCGCAGCCAGCCATTCCACGCCCTGCCCCTGGGGGGCGGGCTCACAGACAGCGACTCCCATTGGTACTCCGGGGCACCCATGCACCCCAGCGgcaaatga
- the hsd17b7 gene encoding 3-keto-steroid reductase: MNKVVLVTGANSGVGLALCERLLGADPGLQLCLACRNMCRAQAARAALLASHPGAQVGLLQLDTSSVTSVLNAAKEVKLRYSQVDYLYLNAGIMPNPQFDVKAFFKGVFSRNVVNMLATGEGILKQKDSITADGMQEVFATNLFGHFLLVRELESLLCQAGRTSQVIWTSSINAQQSAFSLEDVQHRKGSQPYSSSKYATDLLSVALNTHLNSQGLYSSVICPGFVMTKLTYAILPAFPDFLWSLVMPLFWFIRIFTNTFTLTPYNGAEALLWLFHQKPESLDPYSKYHSLTSGRGANHIQPRKMDVDEDLSQALYVKLLDLEHGVRKTRITLHGHSSQPELQQQCALKPLL; the protein is encoded by the exons ATGAATAAAGTGGTTTTGGTGACCGGAGCAAATAG CGGCGTCGGCCTGGCTCTCTGTGAGCGGCTCCTGGGAGCGGATCCTGGGCTGCAGCTCTGTCTGGCCTGTAGGAACATGTGCCGGGCGCAGGCTGCCCGGGCCGCGCTGCTCGCGTCCCACCCCGGGGCCCAGGTGGGACTGCTGCAGCTAGACACCAGCTCTGTCACTTCCGTTCTGAACGCAGCCAAAGAGGTGAAGCTCAG GTATAGCCAGGTGGACTATCTCTACCTCAATGCTGGTATCATGCCAAACCCACAGTTCGATGTGAAAGCCTTTTTCAAAGGCGTCTTTTCCAG AAACGTTGTAAATATGCTTGCCACTGGAGAAGGTATTCTGAAACAGAAGGACAGCATCACTGCCGACGGAATGCAGGAGGTATTCGCGACCAACCTGTTTGGTCATTTCCTCCTG gtcagaGAGCTGGAGAGCCTCCTCTGCCAGGCCGGACGGACCTCCCAGGTGATCTGGACCTCCTCCATCAACGCCCAGCAGTCAGCCTTCAGCCTGGAGGACGTCCAGCACCGGAAGGGCTCCCAACCCTACAGCTCCTCCAAGTACGCCACGGACCTGCTCAGTGTGGCCCTCAACACGCACCTCAACTCACAG GGCCTGTATTCATCGGTCATCTGTCCAGGCTTTGTGATGACCAAGTTGACCTATGCCATCCTGCCCGCATTCCCGGATTTTCTGTGGTCCCTGGTTATGCCACTCTTTTGGTTT ATCCGGATTTTTACCAACACGTTCACCCTGACGCCGTATAATGGAGCTGAGGCTCTG TTGTGGCTGTTCCACCAGAAGCCTGAATCACTGGATCCTTACTCCAAGTACCACAGTCTGACCTCAGGCCGGGGCGCCAACCACATACAGCCACGGAAG aTGGATGTGGATGAGGACCTGTCCCAGGCCCTCTATGTGAAGCTATTGGATCTGGAGCACGGAGTGAGGAAGACGAGAATAACCCTTCATGGTCACAGTAGCCAACCAGAGCTTCAACAACAATGTGCATTGAAACCATTACTGTAA
- the serbp1a gene encoding SERPINE1 mRNA binding protein 1a isoform X1 — MPGQMQEGFGCAITNRFDQLFDDESDPFELLKQAEIKKKEAAALAALKPAVPAVKPQKKESQKDRKTPLADKKEEFQAPVPIKKDGVRMRGMGRRPEGEGPRPQGQGGPGEGRPPADRRPVDRRPPRRFERPAGEGGERPAGEGGEFSVEKPIGDRPMRGRGGGPRGARGGGVTRGRGMGRTDGFDSRGKREFDRHSGSDRSASFSSGLKGEEKRGGSGSHNWGTVKDELTGELDQSNVTEENPEGEEHPAADSENKENEAEEPKDESPKEMTLDEWKAVQDKERAKVEFNIRKANEGADWKKGYVLHKSKKDEEKGTLIEAEADEVPKAEDEHRKPANDITAQLEINFGDLGRPGRGRGGRGRGEGRGGRGRGEGRGEARGGEGPAARPARGGRGDKASGVSVPNVDDPEAFPALA, encoded by the exons ATGCCCGGACAAATGCAAGAAGGTTTTGGCTGTGCCATCACCAATCGGTTCGACCAATTATTTGACGATGAGTCGGATCCCTTCGAGCTGTTGAAGCAGGCGGAGATCAAGAAGAAGGAGGCTGCTGCGCTTGCCGCCCTGAAGCCTGCCGTCCCGGCCGTGAAACCACAGAAAAAGGAGTcgcagaaagacagaaagacccCACTGGCGGACAAAAAAGAGGAGTTCCAGGCGCCCGTTCCCATCAAGAAGGATG GTGTGAGGATGAGGGGAATGGGACGGAGGCCGGAGGGTGAGGGCCCGAGGCCCCAGGGACAGGGTGGCCCAGGAGAGGGCAGGCCCCCAGCAGACAGACGGCCGGTGGACAGGCGGCCCCCACGCCGCTTCGAGCGGCCCGCTGGCGAGGGCGGAGAGAGGCCCGCCGGCGAGGGCGGAGAGTTCTCCGTGGAGAA GCCGATCGGCGACAGACCAATGAGGGGGCGCGGTGGCGGACCCAGAGGTGCTCGCGGAGGCGGCGtgaccagggggcggggcatggGCCGCACCGATGGTTTTGACTCCCGAGGAAAGCGTGAATTCGACAGACACAGCGGCAGCGATCGATC CGCGTCTTTCTCCAGTGGCCTGAAGGGCGAGGAGAAGCGAGGAGGCAGCGGATCCCACAACTGGGGAACCGTCAAGGATGAACTGAC CGGTGAGCTCGACCAATCAAATGTTACCGAGGAGAACCCCGAAGGAGAGGAGCACCCGGCCGCCGACTCTGAGAACAA GGAGAACGAGGCAGAGGAGCCCAAGGACGAGAGCCCCAAGGAGATGACGCTGGACGAATGGAAGGCAGTGCAGGACAAGGAGCGAGCCAAGGTGGAGTTCAACATCCGCAAGGCCAACGAAGGCGCCGACTGGAAGAAGGGCTACGTGCTGCACAAGTCCAAGAAGGATGAG GAGAAAGGTACTCTGATTGAGGCTGAAGCTGATGAAGTCCCCAAG GCTGAGGATGAACACCGCAAGCCCGCCAACGACATCACCGCCCAGTTGGAGATCAACTTCGGCGACCTGGGCCGCCCAGGGCGGGGCCGCGGAGGTCGGGGTCGCGGCGAGGGCCGCGGAGGTCGGGGTCGCGGCGAGGGCCGCGGTGAAGCTCGTGGTGGCGAAGGGCCCGCCGCCAGGCCGGCCCGCGGTGGCCGGGGCGACAAG gccagcGGCGTGTCAGTGCCCAACGTGGATGACCCTGAGGCCTTCCCGGCACTGGCCTAA